The Psilocybe cubensis strain MGC-MH-2018 chromosome 7, whole genome shotgun sequence genome has a window encoding:
- a CDS encoding hypothetical protein (Uncharacterized protein C227.15): MANYLPVLITSISANATPDDSALVTLPRGQVDYLSHEWQEEDVWRSWRNMTRQKNEITNGVRLENASWRTWWKQRNKLKTISPETLNWLKDSDVTWLYGPLHTAVEWTPPPKPTPVPDTVDAANPASAHDRLDLSSSSASRRAPRPAPYKPILKHRSISELLTSDLPPTSPIFSPVESEDEQSDTTKQNTQANRTDPTTLVSHSQFSSKLAGKRPTLTHTKSDTHITRWGPSRAFRKDSPPRIDPPGFDSSQAHGYFPPVSSSSNSPSSLSQPSTNGSIRASLSQDSNSSESGGNGGGVTSSGGDTRGGHHSHSHGTTTHKKKHISFNTFVEQCIAIEKPKKNASGYFGASAGAQIGWPAGRVNYADDDGYDEDEEDSEDEEDEIYAAGGSQWHTPRQSGARAVRNDSDSPIEEEDDDDEEDDGIIEMRSSSSSYRARTPKPTPKKFPRSQSKVSTASSSSSTSNSSYGSGSNSNSTLDTTNSSPSGSLSPSRRTPSNNSYNRKSPNTSSSSTPNTNDIRTLNRRASNGSTSTYRPSSTRRGPPPLIRTTSDSHSHSHQQHRVNVTIAPIAPTILKTTGVWAENFGDDGASDDGFGFASGFPWTENRQHGYGRNGYHSDSGNYGSFGIGRGSSRGFYGGAEDETQESDGTPVELVYVPPLGSNYLLSLGVGDESPEYDHHHVQYGGFRGGKRGGYFEEDEDSGHVEQVEDVNAVYHHPPNAGMASVGFSVGGPSSSQRPVNGATAGAGSAPIPIHHSHSSSALNAHAHGGVPNVVVNPGGPLSSSVPNIVYRGARAIPRQQPEVEEEDAYDFFEGPDLGEDYYYARRGGRGYERERESDKAYAAAAAAAASTKSPTLTVPSNAGYGSSKSERDRDRGSDRRHSRSHHGSGFGGGGAGEERQSRSRSRSQSRTPSPAFTVSPTVGGTATPAPAPASASSSSSNPLLGVGTGVVVVGRRRSSSASSPSGPNTWITGGGAPASNSAEQRLSPPARGRQQDLASSTTNRSSATSGQPARGRSSTRTSSSSSWERERGSSAAGSLTGSPIGSLSPGPDGLGRAGSGVGIGAVLGGAAVLAGGGRADREREREKDKDRERERGRERRGRDRTSGKVLTASETESMASGSGSLGRDDTASVDSSSVSASFTGSVSGVGTESGSSGSRTVAPTAHMESSFYSTTSSSSSSTNTSNSTIMAAPATVVPSPSPAGDDEGVDVEMQFFRRAEEEMRRRSVPTPSNSPVVEMRRMAPNGVGDPPKSASTSTSNSNSSGGTTPTGATTPSPPLSTSNAEAPLFAPVPSTAAALAMKRAGSPGLNYGRSSASPVGGISASQPLSASVGSNSNPNSPSNKLRPPPLIPPPAGVAKPSTSFTAVSSPRSAGAVAGLSSPASASAVVSAPVSAPTAAAVARARSPPVSEKESSGTIVGKAVDMVSSAGAFLGWWSRDTTTATEGQ; the protein is encoded by the exons ATGGCCAACTACCTCCCCGTCCTCATCACCTCCATATCCGCCAATGCCACCCCAGACGACTCCGCCCTCGTCACTCTACCCCGTGGCCAGGTAGACTATCTCTCCCACGAATggcaggaggaggatgtcTGGCGCTCCTGGCGGAACATGACAAGACAGAAGAACGAGATCACCAACGGCGTCAGACTCGAGAATGCCTCTTGGAGAACTTGGTGGAAGCAGCGCAACAAACTCAAGACTATCTCTCCAGAGACCCTCAACTG GTTGAAGGACTCTGATGTTACTTGGCTCTATGGGCCTCTCCACACCGCCGTTGAGTGGACTCCACCCCCAAAGCCAACTCCAGTTCCAGACACCGTAGACGCCGCGAATCCTGCCTCAGCCCACGACCGTCTCGACTTATCCTCTTCGTCGGCATCCCGCCGTGCACCACGACCCGCGCCCTACAAGCCTATTCTCAAGCATCGCAGCATCAGCGAGCTCCTTACCTCAGACCTCCCCCCCACCTCTCCAATATTCAGCCCCGTAGAATCGGAGGATGAACAGTCTGATACCACCAAGCAGAACACCCAGGCGAACAGGACCGATCCCACCACCCTCGTATCCCACTCCCAATTCTCCTCAAAACTAGCAGGCAAGCGCCCCACCCTCACACATACAAAGAGCGACACACATATTACCCGCTGGGGGCCCAGTAGAGCCTTCCGCAAAGATTCACCGCCCCGTATCGATCCCCCCGGGTTTGATTCATCGCAGGCCCACGGATACTTCCCACCGgtctcatcatcatcaaattcCCCGTCGTCCCTATCACAACCCTCGACAAATGGCTCTATCCGTGCATCGCTATCACAGGACTCCAACTCGAGTGAAAGCGGCGGTAACGGTGGTGGCGTAACTAGCAGTGGCGGCGACACCCGCGGCGGTCaccattcacattcacatggCACTACTACGCACAAGAAAAAGCATATTAGCTTCAACACCTTTGTTGAGCAGTGCATAGCCATCgaaaagccaaaaaagaaCGCCTCCGGCTACTTTGGTGCCAGCGCAGGTGCACAGATAGGGTGGCCTGCTGGAAGAGTCAATTATGCTGATGACGATGG TtacgacgaagacgaggaagactcggaggatgaagaagatgagaTATATGCTGCCGGTGGGTCACAATGGCATACTCCACGGCAGTCGGGTGCTCGTGCCGTGCGCAACGACTCGGATTCTCCTatcgaggaggaagacgatgacgatgaggaagatgacggGATTATCGAGATGCGTTCCTCTTCAAGCTCTTACCGCGCACGGACACCCAAACCGACGCCGAAGAAATTCCCGCGTTCTCAGTCGAAAGTGTCTACagcatcgtcatcatcttctACCTCAAACTCTTCTtacggcagcggcagcaacagcaacagcaccCTTGATACCACCAATTCCTCTCCCTCAGGGTCGTTATCTCCCTCACGGCGCACGCCTTCCAATAACAGTTATAACCGCAAATCTCCCAAtacctcttcctcatccaccCCGAATACCAACGACATCCGCACACTCAACCGACGCGCGAGCAATGGGTCGACGTCGACATACCGTCCTTCAAGTACGCGGCGTGGCCCGCCACCCCTTATCCGGACGACGTCCGATTCGCACTCCCACAGCCATCAACAGCATCGCGTGAACGTAACGATTGCACCAATCGCCCCAACAATCCTGAAGACTACTGGCGTGTGGGCAGAGAATTTTGGCGACGACGGGGCGAGTGATGATGGGTTTGGATTTGCCAGCGGGTTTCCGTGGACAGAAAACCGGCAGCATGGCTATGGAAGGAATGGGTACCATTCTGATTCAGGGAACTATGGCTCCTTTGGAATCGGAAGAGGTAGCTCGCGCGGGTTCTATGGAGGAGCGGAGGATGAAACACAGGAATCCGATGGAACGCCTGTGGAACTCGTTTACGTTCCGCCGCTGGGAAGCAACTATTTGTTGAGCTTGGGTGTGGGCGACGAGAGCCCGGAGTATGATCACCACCATGTTCAGTACGGAGGATTCAGGGGAGGAAAGAGAGGAGGATActttgaagaagacgaagacagCGGCCACGTGGAGCAGGTGGAAGACGTAAATGCTGTATACCACCATCCGCCCAACGCCGGTATGGCCAGCGTCGGTTTCAGTGTAGGAGGGCCGTCAAGCTCACAGAGACCCGTGAACGGGGCAACGGCAGGGGCAGGGTCGGCGCCGATACCCATTCATCATAGCCACAGCTCGAGCGCGCTGAATGCGCACGCGCACGGCGGCGTGCCGAATGTGGTCGTCAACCCAGGAGGACCCCTATCGAGCTCGGTACCCAATATCGTGTACCGTGGTGCACGCGCAATCCCGCGTCAGCAACCGGAagtggaagaggaagatgcaTATGATTTCTTCGAGGGCCCGGATCTGGGCGAAGATTACTACTACGCGCGGAGAGGTGGGCGAGGGTATGAGCGAGAGCGGGAGAGCGACAAGGCGTATGCAGCTGCGGCAGCCGCAGCGGCGAGCACGAAGAGTCCGACGTTGACAGTACCCTCCAATGCTGGGTATGGCTCCTCGAAGAGCGAGCGCGATCGCGATCGGGGGTCGGATCGAAGGCACTCGCGAAGCCATCACGGGAGTggatttggtggtggtggtgcgggtgAAGAGAGGCAGTCGAGGAGCAGAAGTCGGAGCCAGAGCCGCACGCCGTCACCTGCATTCACGGTGTCGCCTACTGTCGGAGGCACCGCAACCCCGGCCCCAGCACCAGCCTCGGCATCGAGCAGCAGTAGCAATCCTCTTCTAGGCGTTGGTACGGGCGTTGTGGTGGTTGGGCGAAGGCGCAGTTCATCGGCGTCTTCGCCTTCCGGTCCCAACACATGGATCACCGGCGGCGGCGCGCCAGCTTCTAACAGCGCGGAACAGCGGCTCTCGCCTCCTGCGCGCGGGCGTCAGCAGGACCTAGCGTCTTCAACAACCAACCGATCTTCAGCGACATCAGGACAACCGGCGCGTGGAAGATCTAGCACGCGcacatcgtcctcgtcgtcctgGGAGCGCGAGCGCGGGAGCTCGGCGGCTGGCTCTTTGACGGGCAGCCCGATTGGCAGTTTGAGTCCCGGACCGGATGGTTTGGGACGAGCAGGGTCCGGCGTGGGCATCGGAGCAGTACTGGGAGGCGCAGCGGTGCTGGCTGGTGGCGGGCGTGCGGATCGAGAGCGTGAGAGggaaaaagacaaagatCGCGAGCGTGAAAGGGGCAGGGAGAGGCGGGGTAGGGATCGGACAAGCGGGAAGGTGTTGACGGCCAGTGAGACGGAGAGTATGGCTAGTGGGAGCGGTTCGTTGGGCAGGGATGATACCGCAAGTGTGGACTCATCGTCGGTGTCCGCCTCGTTCACTGGCTCAGTGTCGGGTGTAGGCACGGAGTCGGGGTCGAGTGGAAGCAGGACCGTCGCCCCTACAGCCCATATGGAATCGAGCTTCTACAGTACgacctcttcgtcgtcgtccagCACAAATACGAGCAACAGCACAATTATGGCGGCGCCGGCAACTGTTgtcccttccccttcccccgCTGGCGATGATGAGGGTGTTGACGTGGAGATGCAGTTTTTCCGCCGCGCGGAGGAGGAAATGCGCAGAAGGTCGGTTCCAACGCCTTCCAACTCGCCCGTCGTGGAGATGCGCAGGATGGCGCCAAATGGCGTTGGCGATCCTCCCAAGAGCGCGAGTACGAGCACGAGCAATAGCAACAGTAGCGGCGGGACGACGCCCACGGGAGCAACGAcaccctctcctcctctctccacctccaacgCTGAGGCGCCGCTCTTCGCGCCTGTTCCCTCGACGGCGGCTGCATTGGCGATGAAGAGAGCCGGCTCACCTGGGCTAAACTATGGGCGATCGTCGGCGTCACCTGTAGGCGGAATTAGTGCCTCGCAGCCTCTTTCTGCTTCTGTCGGCTCGAACTCCAATCCCAACTCGCCTTCAAATAAATTGCGGCCGCCACCGTTGATCCCCCCGCCTGCGGGTGTTGCGAAGCCCAGCACATCGTTCACTGCTGTCTCTTCTCCGCGCTCCGCTGGTGCTGTTGCTGGCTTGTCCTCACCTGCTTCTGCGTCTGCCGTTGTCTCTGCTCCTGTTTCGGCAcctactgctgctgctgtcgcGCGCGCTCGTAGCCCTCCTGTTTCGGAGAAAGAGAGTAGCGGGACTATTGTTGGCAAGGCTGTGGATATGGTTTCTAGTGCAGGGGCGTTTTTGGGGTGGTGGAGTCGCGATACGACGACAGCTACAGAAGGGCAATAA
- a CDS encoding Dual specificity protein phosphatase 1 encodes MVKRHKAATSLRHPSDTVSVVLSSALYLGPCSAASSESFLSTKSITQVLSVGSTPSPKVEGVVYHRLSLSDSTTSSISNTIDAATEIIKAALQSNKGRGRILVHCSAGVSRSPTIVCGYLMKEHNMSLKNALGLIVRARPQVSPNPGFLNQLKDLEVALFGSSSLDIDELPRREIDRLALFNDDGDNVQLSHTVNN; translated from the coding sequence ATGGTGAAAAGACATAAAGCTGCCACATCTCTACGACATCCTTCCGACACAGTATCGGTCGTTCTTTCTAGTGCACTGTATCTTGGGCCTTGTTCAGCTGCTTCCTCCGAATCCTTTTTGAGTACCAAGTCAATAACCCAGGTCTTGAGTGTAGGCAGCACACCTTCACCCAAAGTGGAGGGCGTTGTCTACCATAGACTATCTCTTTCAGATTCTACTACATCTTCCATCTCAAACACGATCGATGCCGCTACAGAAATTATCAAAGCCGCGTTACAATCGAATAAAGGGCGCGGAAGGATCCTGGTACATTGCTCTGCAGGAGTATCACGATCACCGACAATCGTTTGTGGATATCTTATGAAAGAGCATAATATGTCTTTGAAAAATGCGTTGGGTCTTATTGTTCGCGCTCGACCGCAAGTCTCTCCAAACCCCGGCTTTTTAAACCAACTAAAGGACCTGGAAGTGGCATTGTTTGGTTCGTCATCACTGGATATCGATGAATTACCACGACGAGAGATAGACCGTTTGGCACTTTtcaatgatgatggtgacaATGTTCAATTATCTCATACAGTGAATAACTAG
- a CDS encoding FAD-binding monooxygenase moxY, with product MPNGNAPPVPTAPHLDHERLSKPIHEERPLKVICIGAAASGLLVAYKLQRSFENYELIVYDKNDDIGGTWYENKYPGCSCDVAAHTYTWSFEPNPNWSSVYAGSKEIYEYFKGIAKKYDLEKYCKLSHRVQKAVWNVEKGRWEVEVQNLVDGTIIQDSCDMIINAGGLLNTWKLPDIEGINDFKGPLLHTAHWDTSVDLEGKRVGIIGNGSSAIQVVPAIAPQVDKIINFIRRPTWITPMNVEQHIYTEEERRAFEDPETLLKYRKELETAFSSIWPLFYADSDSQKGIFAAVVTEMKEKLRDEKLRELLIPTWAVGCRRITPGTGYLEALSSDKVEVVFGEVSKITETGCIGGDGVEHPLDVLICATGFDTSNRPQFPVIGIEGKDLNDIWAKESESYWGIATHGFPNYFMVGGPSTPVANGPVLIALEAQIDYALKMIDRWQTENIHHVQPKLEAVREFNEHKNKFMERMVWSQDCRSWYKNNSVTGKVTVIWPGSTLQYLEAMAEPRYEDWDIQYTGNRFAWLGNGYSQTEMDSTADWAYYLRYQDDSPFQSRGKRRKAMTRKKVDKSEMSDVF from the exons ATGCCCAACGGGAACGCTCCTCCGGTACCAACTGCTCCACATCTCGATCACGAGCGTCTCAGTAAACCGATTCACGAAGAGAGGCCCTTGAAAGTCATATGCATCGGAGCAGCAGCTTCGGGTCTGCTAGTGGCGTATAAGCTTCAAAGGTCCTTCGAAAATTATGAACTCATCGTGTACGACAAGAACGACGACATCGGTGGAACGTGGTACGAAAACAAATATCCAGG TTGTTCCTGCGATGTCGCTGCACACACCTACACCTGGAGCTTCGAACCTAACCCCAACTGGTCATCTGTATACGCTGGCTCGAAAGAAATCTACGAATATTTCAAAGGAATTGCCAAGAAGTATGACTTGGAGAAATACTGCAAACTAAGCCATCGTGTTCAAAAGGCAGTCTGGAATGTGGAGAAGGGCCGCTGGGAGGTCGAAGTTCAAAACTTGGTAGATGGGACAATAATTCAGGATTCATGTGACATGATCATCAACGCTGGCGGTCTTTTAAACACATGGAAACTCCCGGACATCGAGGGCATCAACGACTTCAAGGGTCCTCTGCTTCATACGGCTCATTGGGATACCTCTGTCGACCTCGAAGGTAAACGCGTCGGGATAATAGGAAATGG GTCGTCTGCCATCCAGGTTGTACCAGCCATTGCCCCGCAAGTGGACAAAATCATCAATTTCATTCGTAGGCCAACATGGATCACACCTATGAACGTCGAACAACATATATATACCGAAGAGGAGCGTCGTGCTTTTGAAGACCCAGAGACACTTCTCAAATACCGGAAAGAACTGGAGACAGCTTTTAGCTCCATCTGGCCTTTGTTCTATGCCGACTCCGATAGTCAAAAGGGAATCTTTGCAGCTGTAGTAACggagatgaaggagaagTTACGAGATGAAAAACTAAGGGAGCTTCTCATACCAACATGGGCTGTAGGGTGCAGAAGAATAACGCCAGGAACGGGCTATCTGGAAGCCCTAAGTTCCGATAAAGTCGAGGTCGTCTTTGGAGAAGTTTCCAAAATCACCGAAACAGGTTGTATTGGTGGCGACGGTGTAGAGCACCCGCTTGATGTGTTGATTTGCGCTACTGGATTTGATACCTCCAATCGACCTCAATTTCCCGTTATTGGCATCGAAGGTAAAGACCTGAACGACATATGGGCAAAGGAGTCGGAATCATATTGGGGGATCGCGACTCATGGTTTCCCCAACTATTTCATGGTCGGGGGACCCAGTACTCCTGTTGCGAACGGACCTGTGCTCATCGCTCTAG AGGCACAGATCGACTATGCTTTGAAGATGATCGATCGCTGGCAAACAGAAAACATTCACCATGTTCAACCAAAGCTGGAGGCTGTTCGAGAATTTAACGAACATAAAAACAAATTCATGGAAAGGATGGTCTGGAGTCAAGACTGCCGTTCGTGGTACAAGAATAACAGTGTCACTGGAAAGGTGACCGTAATATGGCCTGGAAGCaccttgcagtatctagaGGCTATGGCTGAGCCTCGATATGAAGATTGGGACATCCAGTACACCGGCAACCGGTTCGCATGGCTGGGTAATGGGTATTCGCAGACGGAGATGGATAGTACTGCTGACTGGGCGTACTATCTCCGTTATCAAGACGACAGCCCTTTCCAAAGTCGGGGCAAACGAAGAAAAGCCATGACGAGAAAAAAGGTTGACAAATCTGAAATGAGCGATGTGTTTTGA
- a CDS encoding Cardiolipin synthase (CMP-forming), which yields MLQRTSIQSIRISQLFRSSSCYKRQPCIRQAFARSCFTIKYLGISATTRSFSSTRLQHNAPIPDAPKKSGIRENIYTLPNLLTLSRICSCPILAWSIVDGNYYLATGLLAYAGLTDAVDGYLARRYNMSSVLGTVLDPAADKILMTTLVLSLTHQDLIPVPLAVIILGRDVLLSLSAFYIRYSTLPPPKTWVRYWDVSLPSAEVRPTYISKVNTTLQLVLMGVTTVNPILPFDLGLALQGLQYIVATTTIWSGFSYLVTKNAFRVVSQTKNKTPNSP from the exons ATGCTGCAAAGAACCTCCATTCAATCTATCCGTATATCCCAGCTTTTTCGTTCTTCATCCTGCTACAAACGCCAACCATGTATCCGCCAGGCATTTGCACGGTCTTGCTTCACCATAAAATACCTCGGAATATCCGCTACAACCCGATCCTTTTCATCCACGCGTCTCCAACACAATGCACCAATACCAGACGCTCCTAAGAAGTCCGGAATCCGAGAAAATATTTATACCCTCCCAAACTTACTTACACTGTCGCGTATATGCTCATGTCCAATACTCGCATGGTCCATAGTTGACGGAAACTATTACTTGGCGACTGGTTTGCTGGCCTATGCGGGGTTGACAGACGCG GTAGACGGCTATCTAGCTCGTCGTTATAATATGTCGTCTGTCCTTGGAACTGTATTGGATCCTGCTGCCGACAAAATACTCATGACAACCTTGGTGCTGTCTTTAACACACCAGGATCTTATTCCCG TACCACTTGCTGTTATAATTCTGGGCAGAGATGTACTTCTTAGTCTTTCAGCGTTCTACATCCGATATTCAACCCTACCCCCACCG AAAACATGGGTCCGTTACTGGGATGTTTCTCTACCGTCAGCTGAAGTTCGCCCGACTTATATCAGCAAG GTCAACACAACACTTCAACTGGTTTTGATGGGCGTCACCACCGTCAACCCTATTCTTCCATTCGATCTGGGTCTTGCTCTCCAAGGACTGCA ATATATTGTGGCAACTACGACAATCTGGAGCGGTTTCTCATATCTGGTCACTAAAAACGCTTTTCGAGTGGTAtcgcaaaccaaaaataaaacacCCAATTCGCCATGA
- a CDS encoding Putative dolichyldiphosphatase, whose translation MRDGPRTSLDLTHVLYDDSSYFSLALALVTLSPILLMASYAALAVQTREFIIIVMWAGQFAGELLNWIIKRIIKQERPIESIGNGYGFPSSHSQYMAYFASFLIAHLYSRHRFSSTGSKIVDFIWRMVVYAALLGWAGLVAYSRYYLGYHSAHQIIWGLAIGFVLGSTVYILSEAIPTRYPNSWLGRLKASILDNPIVVWLQIRDGWAIWADGGREGEWVRWRREWEAQKKTSKPKSR comes from the exons ATGCGCGACGGTCCACGAACATCTTTGGATCTTACTCATGTATTAT ATGATGACTCGTCCTACTTCTCACTTGCTCTGGCACTTGTGACCCTGAGTCCAATACTTCTGATG GCATCGTATGCTGCATTAGCTGTACAAACACGCGAATTCATCATAATCGTTATGTGGGCAGGCCAGTTTGCAGGCGAGCTCCTGAACTGGATCATTAAACGTATTATTAAACAGGAAAGACCAATAG AAAGCATTGGGAATGGATACGGATTTCCTTCATCTCACAGCCAATATATGGCTTACTTCGCGTCCTTTTTGATTGCACATCTCTATTCTAGACATCGATTTTCCTCTACCGGATCAAAAATAGTTGACTTTATATGGCGGATGGTCGTGTACGCTGCTTTGCTGGGATGGGCAGGACTCGTTGCATATTCACG CTACTACCTTGGGTATCACAGTGCCCACCAGATAATCTGGGGACTGGCCATAGGTTTCGTTCTAGGCTCAACTGTATATATCTTGTCCGAGGCCATTCCTACACGTTATCCAAACTCCTGGTTAGGAAGGTTAAAAGCGTCAATCCTCGACAACCCCATTGTTGTATGGCTACAAATTCGCGATGGCTGGGCTATATGGGCAGATGGTGGGCGAGAAGGTGAATGGGTGAGATGGAGAAGGGAGTGGGAAGCTCAAAAGAAGACGAGCAAACCAAAGTCGCGTTAA
- a CDS encoding putative mitochondrial chaperone BCS1-A, which produces MASPLLLAQQFLSAVTTSGISDQYSGCINSTGSNSTLSSDATQTPGIPTDISSLIGFLVSFSALRDWLKLIVFGSALESCRRLCLYLYTKLYNSFFITARFEEDDSSYDWMMVWLSKQPSWKTARDVQISTRTFNLSSNAVMIEGEDEDPNSIAHGNRPLAYLPSESTVHSFWYKRRWVRVTRVIRQGYYNRREEVIELCIMSTTHKVLNELLIEAKKTYQEAQQNTISIYSSDCNNNWNHIASRPKRPLTSIVLDPGVKDLLIDDARDFMASKSWYSARGIPFRRGYLLYGAPGSGKTSIIHSLAGELGLDVYIISLSRSLLDDTALSDLISNLPEKCIALMEDIDAAFNQTLHRDLDPEDDKENPEEDDEKKSQASTPFAPTTSRVTLSGLLNALDGVGAQEGRILFATTNKYSALDPALCRPGRMDIHIHFKLASKFQARELYRCFYLPDSEKEEREENEKKAIDIKAKPADDSGYTSVDEKTTLLSSSSSSDAGSTVSSDPEPVIFNGSSHRARGPQLSAAEVAALAMQFAEIIPEREFSMAALQGYLMAYKVRPFEAIKDAPAWIEKERHEAAKKAAKASKKTTPSDNV; this is translated from the exons ATGGCTTCCCCACTTCTCCTTGCCCAGCAATTTTTGTCTGCGGTCACCACCAGTGGCATCTCTGACCAGTACTCAGGATGCATTAACTCTACGGGGTCAAACTCCACACTCTCGTCAGATGCTACTCAAACGCCTGGGATCCCTACAGATATTTCTTCTTTGATCGGCTTTCTGGTTTCCTTCTCGGCCCTGCGCGATTGGCTGAAACTCATTGTCTTTGGAAGTGCCTTGGAGAGTTGCAGGCGCCTGTGTTTATATCTCTACACCAAACTCTATAATTCATTCTTCATCACTGCGAGATTcgaggaagatgattctaGTTATG ACTGGATGATGGTTTGGCTCTCTAAGCAACCCTCGTGGA AAACCGCCCGTGATGTTCAGATTAGCACACGAACTTTCAACCTCAGTTCAAATGCTgttatgattgaaggagaagacgaagatcCCAATTCCATCGCCCATGGCAATCGTCCATTGGCCTACCTCCCTTCAGAGTCCACAGTTCACTCTTTTTGGTACAAGCGACGCTGGGTGCGTGTGACCAGGGTGATAAGACAGGGTTACTATAACCGTCGCGAAGAAGTTATCGAACTCTG CATAATGTCTACCACTCATAAAGTACTCAACGAGCTTTTGATCGAggcaaagaaaacataccagGAGGCTCAGCAAAATACTATATCCATCTATAGTTCTGATTGCAACAATAACTGGAATCACATTGCATCTCGTCCTAAACGCCCCTTGACCTCTATTGTCTTGGACCCAGGTGTCAAGGACCTACTCATCGACGATGCTCGAGACTTCATGGCCAGCAAATCGTGGTATTCTGCTAGAGGCATTCCTTTCCGCAGGGGTTATCTTCTT TATGGGGCTCCCGGATCTGGAAAGACGAGTATCATCCACAGCTTGGCTGGTGAACTCGGTTTGGATGTTTATATCATCTCCCTTTCTCGTTCTCTATTGGACGATACTGCCCTCAGTGACCTAATTTCAAATCTACCTG agAAATGCATTGCCCTAATGGAGGATATTGATGCTGCCTTCAACCAGACCTTACATCGCGATTTGGATCCCGAAGATGATAAAGAAAACccggaagaggatgatgaaaaGAAGAGCCAGGCGTCGACTCCATTTGCCCCCACAACGAGCAGGGTTACTCTCAGCGGTCTTCTAAACGCACTTGATGGCGTTGGCGCACAGGAAGGACGTATTCTATTTGCAACTACGAACAAGTACTCTGCTCTTGACCCTGCTCTCTGCCGGCCTGGACGCATGGATATCCATATTCACTTCAAATTGGCGAGCAAATTTCAAGCCCGGGAACTTTACCGTTGTTTCTACCTTCCTGACTCTGAAAAAGAAGAACGCGAAGAAAATGAGAAGAAGGCGATCGATATAAAGGCAAAGCCGGCTGATGATTCCGGATACACATCTGTCGACGAAAAGACCACCCTCCTatcatcatcctcgtcgtcagaTGCTGGTTCTACCGTATCTTCTGACCCCGAGCCTGTCATTTTCAACGGCAGCTCACACCGTGCTCGTGGACCTCAGCTGTCAGCGGCCGAAGTCGCGGCTCTCGCTATGCAGTTTGCCGAGATCATTCCAGAACGCGAGTTCTCGATGGCAGCTCTTCAAGGATACCTTATGGCATACAAAGTTCGTCCTTTTGAAGCCATTAAGGATGCACCTGCTTGGATAGAAAAAGAGCGACATGAAGCTGCGAAGAAGGCTGCGAAGGCCAGCAAAAAGACAACCCCTTCCGATAATGTTTAG